In Janthinobacterium sp. 67, a genomic segment contains:
- a CDS encoding LytR C-terminal domain-containing protein — translation MRLMISRLAAACACLGLAACTTQLAHAPLPAWPDADAAYAAGRQHFERGDLPAAQAAYEQALRAAPRHVNARNGLAVLHAQRGDHDAAIVHWLALTQEAGTPQPRQAYLFSNLGHAYYLSGRDAQALTALEQACLLDPLNALAWRHLAQVLERLGQHARAAVMRRQASSLQEHDVRRDMALLHGEQSPQPVPAEAQTRDVPAMARVEITQSDGLARLRRVPPAIVRSVPAAASQSVALAPAASVPHPRLEIVNGNGVPGLAAALARSLAGAPVQVVRLANETRFQVARTRVEYRPAQEQAARQLARQLGAQVQTQAADCPASELRLVLGRDLTDPAMLHRYYLQQLQMARRALARLG, via the coding sequence ATGCGCTTGATGATTTCCCGCCTGGCCGCCGCCTGCGCCTGCCTGGGCCTGGCCGCCTGTACCACGCAACTGGCCCACGCGCCGTTGCCAGCGTGGCCCGACGCCGATGCCGCCTATGCGGCGGGGCGCCAGCATTTCGAGCGGGGCGATTTGCCGGCGGCGCAAGCGGCCTATGAACAAGCCTTGCGCGCCGCACCGCGCCACGTGAACGCGCGCAACGGTCTGGCCGTGCTGCATGCGCAGCGGGGCGACCACGACGCGGCGATCGTCCATTGGCTGGCCTTGACGCAGGAGGCGGGCACGCCGCAGCCACGGCAGGCCTACCTGTTCAGCAATCTCGGTCATGCCTATTATTTAAGCGGGCGCGATGCGCAGGCGTTGACTGCGCTGGAACAGGCCTGTCTGCTCGACCCGCTCAATGCGCTGGCCTGGCGGCATCTGGCGCAGGTGCTGGAACGGCTGGGGCAGCACGCGCGCGCCGCCGTCATGCGGCGCCAGGCGAGCAGCTTGCAGGAACACGATGTGCGGCGCGACATGGCGTTATTGCACGGCGAGCAGTCGCCACAGCCCGTGCCGGCGGAGGCGCAGACACGGGATGTGCCCGCCATGGCGCGCGTGGAGATCACGCAGAGCGATGGCCTGGCCCGCCTGCGCCGCGTGCCGCCGGCCATCGTGCGCAGCGTGCCCGCTGCCGCGTCGCAATCTGTGGCGCTTGCACCGGCAGCCAGCGTGCCGCATCCGCGCCTGGAAATCGTGAATGGCAACGGCGTGCCCGGTCTGGCCGCCGCGCTGGCGCGCAGCCTGGCCGGTGCGCCCGTGCAGGTGGTGCGCCTGGCCAATGAAACCCGCTTCCAGGTGGCGCGCACGCGCGTCGAATACCGGCCCGCGCAAGAACAGGCGGCGCGCCAGCTGGCCCGCCAGCTGGGTGCTCAAGTACAGACCCAGGCCGCCGACTGCCCTGCCAGCGAACTGCGCCTGGTATTGGGGCGCGACCTCACCGATCCCGCCATGCTGCACCGCTATTATCTGCAGCAATTGCAGATGGCGCGCCGGGCGCTGGCACGGCTCGGTTAA
- a CDS encoding EDSAP-1 family PEP-CTERM protein, whose protein sequence is MNIDHTRSKTLGWLGALAAASLLASGQAQAGAYGLAVNELNTFRITTSAGALSLAGANRNASDSAFFEGGVAVNPRAVNTGPAANADVLQVCSGGGCSGLPQNNYAPSPSSTLEFARGDAHAFGNMLTAAGSTVRAVAEAQRDTVGAATATAGDTLTGSVNLTLSSAGFITFNFMARRDLRTSVTTMGDKSNVSIMDIFNISCNTSSPVGCLSRANADGVIFQFAPDGDASNGSDINGNHTVGSLDPFSLNMTAGTNDPATGRTFTNGFAMFSLTSNFALPAGSYTMNFSKSTRTDIVVIDPLQVPEPGTLFLLGTGLAALAFTRRRQPT, encoded by the coding sequence ATGAACATCGATCACACACGAAGCAAGACCTTGGGCTGGCTGGGCGCACTGGCGGCGGCAAGCTTGCTTGCCAGCGGCCAGGCGCAGGCCGGCGCGTACGGCCTGGCCGTCAACGAGTTGAACACTTTCCGCATCACCACCAGCGCCGGCGCGCTGTCGCTGGCCGGCGCCAACCGCAATGCCAGCGACAGCGCCTTCTTCGAGGGTGGCGTGGCCGTCAATCCGCGCGCCGTCAATACGGGCCCGGCCGCCAACGCCGACGTGCTGCAAGTATGTTCGGGCGGCGGCTGCAGCGGCTTGCCGCAAAATAATTACGCACCCAGCCCCAGCTCCACCCTGGAGTTCGCCCGCGGCGACGCGCATGCCTTCGGCAATATGCTCACGGCCGCCGGCTCCACCGTGCGCGCCGTTGCGGAAGCACAGCGCGACACGGTCGGTGCCGCCACGGCCACGGCGGGTGACACGCTCACCGGCTCCGTCAACCTGACCCTGTCGAGCGCCGGCTTCATCACCTTCAACTTCATGGCGCGGCGCGACCTGCGCACCAGCGTGACGACGATGGGCGACAAGTCGAACGTGTCGATCATGGATATCTTCAATATCTCGTGCAATACTTCCAGTCCCGTGGGCTGCCTGTCGCGCGCGAACGCCGATGGCGTGATCTTCCAGTTCGCGCCCGATGGCGACGCCAGCAATGGCAGCGACATCAACGGCAACCATACGGTCGGCAGCCTCGATCCCTTCAGCCTGAACATGACGGCCGGTACCAACGACCCGGCCACGGGGCGCACCTTCACGAATGGCTTTGCGATGTTTTCGCTGACGTCGAATTTCGCCCTGCCCGCCGGCAGCTACACCATGAACTTTTCGAAGTCCACGCGCACCGATATCGTCGTCATCGACCCCCTGCAGGTACCGGAGCCAGGCACCCTGTTCCTGCTGGGCACGGGATTGGCGGCCCTGGCCTTTACGCGCCGCCGGCAGCCGACATAA
- a CDS encoding SDR family oxidoreductase, which translates to MDDPKLSKSRRSFVEGMAGGALAAFAVPTAAQPAEAPVPAGPRPLAPGYPRPPFPVQQQPWPGLASRMQPRPDHGETSYKGSGRLLGRKALITGGDSGIGRAAAIAFAREGADVAINYLPAEEPDAQEVLQLIRAAGRKAVAIPGDIKSEAFCQRLVSEAARQLGGLDILVNNAGRQFSRDSILDISTAQFDDTFKTNVYAMFWITKAAVPLLPAGASIINTASVNAYDPGENIIDYAATKGAIMIFTKGLAKQLAKQNIRVNAVAPGPFWTALQVTGGQSPDKIPAFGQDTPMGRPGQPAELAAVYVLLASPESSYATGQVYGAVGGRGGP; encoded by the coding sequence GGCCGGCGGCGCACTGGCCGCCTTCGCCGTGCCCACGGCGGCACAGCCGGCGGAGGCGCCGGTGCCCGCCGGACCCAGGCCGCTGGCACCCGGCTATCCGCGCCCGCCTTTTCCCGTCCAGCAGCAGCCGTGGCCGGGCCTGGCCAGCCGCATGCAGCCCCGGCCCGACCATGGCGAAACCAGTTACAAGGGATCGGGGCGCCTGCTGGGGCGCAAGGCCTTGATCACGGGCGGCGATTCCGGCATCGGGCGGGCGGCGGCCATCGCCTTTGCGCGCGAAGGCGCCGACGTGGCCATCAACTACCTGCCGGCCGAAGAGCCCGATGCGCAGGAAGTGCTGCAGCTGATCCGCGCGGCGGGGCGCAAGGCCGTGGCCATCCCTGGCGACATCAAAAGCGAGGCGTTTTGCCAGCGCCTGGTCAGCGAAGCGGCCCGCCAGCTGGGTGGCCTGGATATTCTGGTCAACAATGCGGGACGGCAATTCTCGCGCGACTCCATCCTCGACATCAGCACGGCGCAGTTTGACGACACCTTCAAGACCAATGTCTACGCCATGTTCTGGATCACGAAAGCGGCCGTGCCCCTGCTGCCAGCCGGCGCCAGCATCATCAATACCGCCTCCGTGAATGCCTACGATCCCGGCGAGAACATCATCGATTACGCCGCCACCAAGGGCGCGATCATGATCTTTACCAAAGGGCTGGCCAAGCAGTTGGCGAAGCAGAACATCCGCGTCAATGCCGTCGCGCCCGGCCCCTTCTGGACGGCATTGCAGGTGACGGGAGGGCAATCACCGGACAAGATTCCCGCGTTCGGCCAGGACACGCCCATGGGACGCCCGGGGCAGCCGGCGGAACTGGCGGCCGTGTATGTGTTGCTGGCATCGCCGGAATCGAGTTACGCCACTGGCCAGGTGTATGGCGCCGTCGGCGGGCGCGGCGGTCCCTAG
- a CDS encoding type II secretion system F family protein, with amino-acid sequence MDLVFYGFAVLLFAACILMVEGVWLWWSGTHGSAARRINRRLRLMAARGEGGGERVSILKQRRYARSPGLERWLRRLPQAAKLDQLLLQSGLSWSVAQFLGGTGVLLLAALLLLAAWSMPLPGALLLLSCAASAPCLCVLRARAARLKKIEAQLPEAADFLARALRAGHSFSNVLQMVGDELNEPISGEFKMAHEEINYGVPMNEALQNLAARIPLTDLRYLVIAVLVQRESGGNLAEVLVSIARIIRARLKLLGQVRVLSAEGRMSAWVLGLMPVVMIGVMALVNPQYISLLWTDPSGIKLLWYAAGMVALGVVWMRNVIRIRI; translated from the coding sequence ATGGACCTGGTCTTCTATGGCTTTGCCGTGCTGCTGTTCGCCGCCTGCATCCTGATGGTGGAAGGCGTCTGGCTGTGGTGGTCGGGCACGCATGGCAGCGCGGCGCGGCGCATCAACCGGCGCCTGCGGCTGATGGCGGCGCGCGGCGAAGGGGGCGGCGAACGGGTCTCCATCCTCAAGCAGCGTCGCTATGCGCGTTCGCCCGGCCTGGAACGCTGGCTGCGGCGCTTGCCGCAGGCCGCAAAGCTCGACCAGCTGCTGCTGCAATCGGGCTTGTCCTGGTCGGTGGCGCAATTCCTGGGCGGCACGGGCGTCTTGCTGCTGGCGGCCTTGCTGCTGTTGGCGGCCTGGTCGATGCCCTTGCCCGGCGCCTTGCTGCTGCTGTCCTGCGCCGCGAGCGCGCCGTGTTTGTGCGTGCTGCGCGCGCGCGCGGCGCGGCTGAAAAAGATCGAGGCGCAACTGCCGGAAGCGGCCGATTTCCTGGCCCGCGCGCTGCGCGCCGGGCACTCGTTTTCGAACGTGCTGCAGATGGTGGGCGATGAACTCAATGAGCCGATCAGCGGCGAATTCAAGATGGCGCATGAAGAGATCAATTACGGCGTGCCGATGAACGAGGCGCTGCAAAACCTGGCCGCGCGCATACCGCTGACGGACTTGCGCTACCTCGTCATCGCCGTGCTGGTGCAGCGCGAATCGGGCGGCAACCTGGCCGAGGTGCTGGTCAGCATCGCGCGCATCATCCGCGCCCGGTTAAAACTGCTGGGGCAAGTGCGCGTGCTGTCGGCCGAGGGTCGCATGTCGGCCTGGGTGCTGGGGCTGATGCCTGTGGTGATGATCGGCGTCATGGCGCTGGTCAACCCGCAATACATCAGCCTGCTGTGGACCGATCCCAGCGGCATTAAACTGCTGTGGTACGCGGCCGGCATGGTGGCGCTGGGTGTAGTGTGGATGCGCAACGTCATCCGTATCCGGATATAA
- a CDS encoding type II secretion system F family protein has protein sequence MSGAQLLFLLIVFAVVVALALLAWLIFFPGALRQRLFGSMTPAASDVVVENGWVERVARVAQPFSKLSLPEEGWERSPLRTRFMNAGWRQASAPALYFAAKTVLALLFPTVLGLYAASAMAAQLRSVLLLLLCVSATVGYYLPNLVLASTAKRRQRDIFENIPDALDLLTVCVEAGLSLERALVKVSGEIHIKSVVLAQELQLVLMEMRAGFSKEKALRNLALRSGVEDVDTLVAMLIQSERFGTSMGDSLRVHSENLRGKRSLLAEEAAAKIALKLLFPLIFCVFPTLMLVLMGPAVIEVYRVLVPAMASR, from the coding sequence ATGAGCGGCGCACAACTGCTGTTTCTGTTGATCGTCTTCGCCGTGGTGGTGGCGCTGGCCCTGCTGGCGTGGCTGATCTTCTTTCCCGGCGCCTTGCGCCAGCGCCTGTTCGGTTCCATGACGCCGGCCGCCAGCGATGTGGTGGTGGAAAACGGCTGGGTGGAGCGCGTGGCGCGCGTGGCGCAGCCGTTCAGCAAGCTGTCGCTGCCTGAAGAGGGCTGGGAACGCTCGCCGCTGCGCACGCGCTTCATGAACGCGGGCTGGCGCCAAGCCAGCGCACCGGCCCTGTACTTCGCGGCGAAAACCGTGCTGGCCCTGCTGTTTCCCACCGTCCTGGGCCTGTATGCGGCCAGCGCCATGGCGGCGCAGTTGCGCAGCGTGCTGCTGTTGCTGCTGTGCGTCAGCGCCACCGTCGGCTATTACCTGCCCAATCTGGTGCTGGCCAGCACGGCCAAGCGGCGCCAGCGCGACATCTTTGAAAACATCCCCGACGCGCTCGATTTGCTGACCGTGTGCGTGGAAGCGGGCCTGAGCCTGGAGCGCGCGCTGGTGAAGGTGTCGGGCGAAATCCATATCAAGAGCGTGGTGCTGGCGCAGGAATTGCAGCTGGTGCTGATGGAAATGCGCGCCGGCTTTTCCAAGGAAAAGGCGCTGCGCAACCTGGCCCTGCGCAGCGGCGTGGAAGACGTCGACACCTTGGTCGCCATGCTGATTCAATCGGAGCGCTTCGGTACCAGCATGGGCGATTCGCTGCGCGTGCATTCGGAAAACCTGCGCGGCAAGCGCAGCCTGCTTGCAGAAGAGGCAGCAGCGAAGATCGCCCTGAAACTGCTGTTCCCGCTGATCTTTTGCGTCTTTCCCACCCTGATGCTGGTGCTCATGGGGCCGGCCGTGATCGAAGTCTATCGCGTGCTCGTGCCGGCCATGGCCAGCCGCTGA
- a CDS encoding CpaF family protein, translating into MTLRERLAANETARPASNGQGALALHAYQELKKTMHQTILDRIDLERLKRLTAEQFKHELALLVQRVIEEERIVLNQHERHSLVLDIQHEMLGFGPLEPLLADASVSDILVNTCDKVYVERGGRLQLTDVTFHDNAHLMKIIEKIVSRVGRRVDESSPMVDARLPDGSRVNAIIPPLAVDGPILSIRRFAVQPLTIANLLDYKSLTPPMVQVLQALGQAKVNILISGGTGSGKTTLLNVLSGFIPGSERIVTIEDAAELALRQPHVVRLETRPPNIEGKGEVSQRALVRNALRMRPDRIILGEVRGAEALDMLQAMNTGHEGSLATIHSNTARDALARLENMVGMANVNLTPRATRQQICSAVTVVMQVSRLTDGARKLVSLQEVTGMEGDIIAMHEIFRFEQTGVDADGKVQGHFCATGVRPRFTERLRMFGAPVPDTVFDPDRIYE; encoded by the coding sequence ATGACTTTACGCGAACGCCTGGCGGCAAATGAAACGGCGCGTCCCGCCAGCAATGGACAAGGCGCGCTGGCGCTGCACGCCTACCAGGAACTGAAAAAGACCATGCACCAGACGATACTCGACCGTATCGACCTGGAACGCTTGAAACGCCTGACGGCCGAGCAGTTCAAGCACGAGCTGGCGCTGCTGGTGCAGCGCGTGATCGAGGAAGAACGCATCGTGCTGAACCAGCACGAGCGCCACAGCCTGGTGCTCGACATCCAGCACGAGATGCTGGGCTTTGGCCCGCTCGAACCCTTGCTGGCCGACGCCAGCGTGTCCGACATCCTCGTCAATACCTGCGACAAGGTGTACGTGGAGCGGGGCGGGCGGCTGCAGCTGACGGACGTGACCTTCCACGACAATGCGCACCTGATGAAGATCATCGAAAAGATCGTCTCGCGCGTGGGGCGGCGCGTCGATGAATCGAGCCCGATGGTCGACGCGCGCCTGCCCGATGGTTCGCGCGTGAACGCCATCATTCCGCCGCTGGCCGTCGATGGCCCCATTTTATCGATCCGGCGCTTCGCCGTGCAGCCTTTGACGATCGCCAATCTGCTCGACTACAAGAGCCTGACGCCGCCCATGGTGCAGGTGCTGCAGGCGCTGGGCCAGGCCAAGGTCAACATCCTGATCTCGGGCGGCACGGGCAGCGGCAAGACGACCCTGCTCAACGTGCTGTCCGGCTTCATTCCCGGCAGCGAGCGCATCGTCACCATCGAGGATGCGGCCGAACTGGCGCTGCGCCAGCCGCACGTGGTACGCCTGGAAACGCGCCCGCCCAACATCGAGGGCAAGGGCGAAGTGAGCCAGCGCGCGCTGGTGCGCAATGCGCTGCGCATGCGGCCCGACCGCATCATCCTGGGCGAGGTGCGCGGCGCCGAGGCGCTCGACATGCTGCAGGCGATGAACACGGGCCATGAAGGTTCGCTGGCGACCATTCACTCGAACACGGCGCGCGACGCGCTGGCGCGGCTGGAAAATATGGTCGGCATGGCCAACGTGAACCTGACGCCGCGCGCCACGCGCCAGCAGATCTGTTCGGCCGTGACGGTGGTGATGCAAGTGTCGCGCCTGACGGACGGCGCGCGCAAGCTGGTCAGCCTGCAGGAAGTGACGGGCATGGAAGGCGACATCATCGCCATGCATGAAATCTTCCGCTTCGAGCAGACGGGCGTCGATGCCGATGGCAAGGTGCAGGGCCACTTCTGCGCCACGGGCGTGCGGCCCCGTTTCACGGAGCGCTTGCGCATGTTCGGCGCGCCCGTGCCCGATACGGTCTTCGATCCCGACCGCATCTACGAGTAA
- a CDS encoding AAA family ATPase: protein MKALMISRDASLHDEIAAQGAARMPVLRLLERRSGLRDAVERMLPEAPELVIVDASGIDADEADLLERLARQYPLAVLMLLTRGQQQDVLIRAMRAGMREVLQLPLVHKAFHEAMDRVDIQAGVTQMRDGKVLAFISCKGGSGATFLSTNFSYALASLAGCKVLLIDLHGQFGDATLYVSDQKPAMTLSDICAQIARMDGAFLASCLVHVTPNFGVLAAADDPSHKVDMQPEHMDRILAVARQHYDYIVLDVGRQIDALSLRALDNADAIYPVLQLALPDIRDGRRLLDIFRSLGYPGERLRLIVNRYEKGGRLRLADLEQALGAEVVHTVPNDYIAATDSVNQGIPLLQLSRTSAVARSLAELVELVTARRVTESRGLFDRLFSRSEA from the coding sequence ATGAAAGCCTTGATGATTAGCCGTGACGCCAGCTTGCACGATGAAATTGCCGCACAGGGGGCGGCCCGCATGCCCGTGCTGCGCCTGCTGGAACGGCGCAGCGGCCTGCGCGACGCCGTCGAGCGCATGCTGCCCGAAGCGCCGGAACTGGTGATCGTCGACGCCAGCGGCATCGATGCCGATGAAGCCGACCTGCTGGAACGGCTGGCGCGCCAGTATCCGCTGGCGGTCCTGATGCTGCTCACGCGCGGCCAGCAGCAGGATGTCCTGATACGCGCCATGCGCGCCGGCATGCGCGAAGTGCTGCAGCTGCCGCTGGTGCACAAGGCCTTTCACGAGGCGATGGACAGGGTCGATATCCAGGCGGGCGTGACGCAGATGCGCGATGGCAAAGTGCTCGCCTTCATCTCGTGCAAGGGCGGCAGCGGCGCCACTTTTTTGTCGACGAATTTTTCCTACGCGCTGGCCAGCCTGGCCGGCTGCAAGGTGCTGCTGATCGACCTGCACGGCCAGTTCGGCGACGCCACCTTATATGTCTCGGACCAGAAGCCGGCCATGACCCTGTCCGACATCTGCGCCCAGATCGCGCGCATGGATGGCGCCTTCCTCGCTTCGTGCCTGGTGCACGTGACGCCGAACTTCGGCGTGCTGGCGGCGGCCGACGACCCGTCGCACAAGGTCGACATGCAGCCCGAGCACATGGACCGCATCCTGGCCGTGGCGCGCCAGCATTACGACTACATCGTGCTCGACGTGGGACGCCAGATCGATGCGCTGTCGCTGCGCGCGCTCGACAACGCCGACGCCATCTATCCGGTGCTGCAGCTGGCCTTGCCCGACATCCGCGACGGGCGCCGCCTGCTTGATATTTTCCGCTCGCTCGGCTATCCGGGCGAACGCCTGCGCCTGATCGTCAACCGCTATGAGAAGGGCGGGCGGTTGCGCCTGGCGGACCTGGAGCAGGCGCTGGGCGCGGAAGTGGTGCATACGGTGCCCAACGATTACATCGCCGCCACCGATTCCGTCAACCAGGGCATTCCGCTGCTGCAGCTGTCGCGCACCAGCGCCGTGGCGCGCAGCCTGGCCGAACTGGTGGAACTGGTGACGGCGCGCCGCGTGACGGAAAGCCGCGGCCTGTTCGACCGCTTGTTCAGCCGCAGCGAGGCTTGA